A stretch of the Deltaproteobacteria bacterium genome encodes the following:
- a CDS encoding sigma-70 family RNA polymerase sigma factor, with translation MVFDEDSRLARRIRKGDRQAFEALLGKYERPIYSFIYHFFREHPLCEDLTQETFLRVYRFIGSFRPNEKMSTWLYSIAKNLCIDELRRRKKGTGVDIDSVDPELLVVDGKDGGDPQLAAIDAEQGEIIRALILKLPEKYRTCIILFYFNELTYEEISEIMKISLSNTKILLFRGKRMILELMRKETCGKV, from the coding sequence ATGGTCTTCGACGAGGATTCAAGGCTTGCCCGCAGGATCCGGAAGGGAGACCGCCAGGCCTTCGAGGCCCTGCTGGGCAAGTATGAGCGTCCCATCTATTCCTTCATCTACCATTTTTTCCGCGAACATCCGCTCTGCGAAGACCTGACGCAGGAAACATTCCTGCGAGTCTACCGGTTCATAGGGTCGTTCCGCCCGAACGAGAAAATGTCCACGTGGCTGTACTCGATCGCCAAGAACCTGTGCATCGACGAATTGCGGCGGCGGAAGAAGGGAACCGGAGTGGATATCGATTCGGTCGACCCCGAACTCCTCGTCGTCGACGGCAAGGATGGCGGCGACCCCCAGCTCGCCGCCATCGACGCGGAACAGGGTGAAATAATCCGCGCGCTCATTCTTAAGCTCCCCGAAAAGTACCGCACCTGCATAATCCTGTTCTACTTCAATGAACTTACATACGAGGAAATATCCGAAATCATGAAGATTTCCTTGAGCAACACGAAGATATTACTTTTTCGCGGAAAAAGGATGATTCTGGAACTCATGCGAAAAGAAACCTGCGGGAAGGTGTAA